In Ischnura elegans chromosome 6, ioIscEleg1.1, whole genome shotgun sequence, one genomic interval encodes:
- the LOC124160918 gene encoding nascent polypeptide-associated complex subunit alpha, muscle-specific form-like, translating into MQESLRLPKGRGRGLNRGGGHLSQCQSRVPAIPPFPFQHQPSFGTGKAPTTALKPLTMGRGMCNIETPGPYDPVLPGQCFSVPLGSRGRDPVPRNVNGLDPRASNGPTSLHSFYGPSPQGFIGRAPYDSVGPSPRGISGPPPRGISGPPPGGISDPSKHGSWSPSPQGFKVPAPRLGFSGPAPRGNSGPSPLSFKVPSPEDFSLPPPRSNGGPSRSKVSSPEDLRVPRPGDNSGPSPLSFKVPSPEDLSVPSPRVSRGGPANQSPRGPFLQGFGGPAPKKVSGPSPKVFSGPSPQRFSRSSSSGFHGSAPQSSSSTPQVCFLALADPVPRGRGIGVGDCVPRFHESERAVMNPNLSHGIPSLPEPRPNSLTQVEWDVFIRNGRPSHKNVCAVFCCCTFGEGNSVQRTFSFCCDAKSRWEHAEKKAIEQLLMLENGSGRELRHVVFISSRSPCIPCAKDMITFVKSRGLSMNLYFTALQKVINPVKSGVQLLADFGMPMQIADKHIWSYLTSLLAVSNGKPRTALSDGREVNVTCRKAWDVTWSHQLTAVLHRDHNNVLDSKSLLAKFEDVRVAMMAKGQANS; encoded by the exons ATGCAAGAATCTTTGCGCTTGCCAAAGGGACGAGGCAGAGGGTTGAATCGTGGAGGCGGTCATTTATCGCAATGTCAGTCCCGAGTTCCGGCGATTCCTCCCTTTCCATTCCAACACCAGCCATCATTTGGAACTGGAAAAGCACCGACGACAGCTCTAAAGCCTTTAACAATGGGAAGAGGGATGTGCAACATAGAAACTCCGGGCCCGTATGACCCCGTGCTACCAGGGCAGTGCTTCTCAGTGCCGTTGGGGTCTCGGGGGCGCGATCCTGTACCTCGAAACGTGAATGGCCTTGACCCACGGGCCTCAAATGGCCCTACTTCTCTACATAGTTTTTACGGCCCTTCTCCCCAAGGTTTCATTGGCCGTGCTCCATATGACTCGGTTGGTCCTTCTCCACGGGGCATCAGTGGCCCACCTCCCCGGGGCATCAGTGGCCCTCCTCCTGGGGGCATCAGCGACCCTTCCAAACATGGCTCGTGGAGTCCATCTCCTCAAGGATTCAAAGTTCCTGCCCCACGGTTGGGATTCAGTGGCCCTGCTCCACGAGGCAACAGTGGCCCTTCTCCCTTAAGTTTCAAGGTTCCGTCTCCCGAAGACTTCAGCCTCCCTCCTCCACGAAGTAACGGTGGCCCTTCAAGATCCAAGGTTTCGTCTCCCGAAGACTTAAGAGTCCCTCGTCCAGGAGACAACAGTGGCCCTTCTCCCTTAAGCTTCAAGGTTCCGTCTCCCGAAGACTTAAGCGTCCCTTCTCCACGAGTCAGTAGAGGAGGCCCTGCTAACCAAAGTCCCCGTGGCCCTTTTCTCCAAGGTTTCGGTGGCCCTGCCCCAAAAAAAGTAAGTGGCCCCTCTCCCAAAGTTTTCAGTGGTCCTTCTCCCCAACGCTTTAGTCGTTCTTCATCCTCAGGATTCCATGGCTCTGCTCCTCAGAGCTCATCAAGCACTCCTCAAGTATGCTTCTTGGCATTGGCCGATCCTGTACCTCGGGGAAGAGGTATCGGTGTCGGAGATTGCGTCCCTCGTTTCCATGAATCAGAAAGGGCAGTAATGAACCCGAACCTAAGTCATGGCATTCCATCTCTACCTGAACCACGTCCGAATTCTCTGACTCAAGTGGAATGGGATGTTTTCATTCGGAATGGTCGGCCGTCTCATAAAAATGTGTGTGCTGTTTTCTGTTGCTGTACGTTTGGAGAGGGTAATAGCGTCCAGAGGACATTTAGTTTTTGCTGCGATGCAAAATCTCGTTGGGAGCATGCGGAAAAGAAAGCAATTGAGCAACTTTTAATGCTGGAAAATGGAAGTGGTCGTGAATTGAG gcaTGTGGTCTTCATCAGCAGCCGCTCTCCTTGCATACCTTGTGCCAAAGACATGATTACATTTGTCAAGTCCAGAGGATTATCAATGAACTTGTATTTTACTGCTCTCCAAAAGGTCATCAATCCAGTTAAGAGTGGTGTTCAGCTACTGGCAGACTTTGGAATGCCAATGCAAATTGCTGATAAGCACATCTGGTCTTACCTCACTTCTCTTCTTGCAGTTAGCAATGGAAAGCCACGAACTGCATTATCA GATGGAAGGGAGGTGAATGTGACTTGTCGCAAAGCTTGGGATGTCACATGGTCTCATCAGCTGACAGCAGTCTTGCATCGTGATCATAATAATGTGCTTGATAGCAAGAGCCTCCTCGCCAAGTTCGAGGATGTTCGGGTGGCAATGATGGCTAAGGGGCAGGCAAATTCATAG
- the LOC124160919 gene encoding la-related protein 7 isoform X2 — protein sequence MEVECAADSKEKEGEAKQVRRRRKKIYQAIRQQMEFYFSDANLTKDRFLSKITLQDPYVDLRVFLSFNKIRALTNSVDELANALSNSELLSLSEDRTKVARLTPVRRNVSEDECSIYVEGLPPDAKHDWLQEVFSLYGKVVYVSIPKYRQSGKIKGFAFVEFESAEIADKALEAFHGAGCCLPTDMAPEQLCSVTTFEPGEGKWQVGMVDAPTPGGVEEGENGCGREVGEEAAGSGETGGTESIRVQQHSSTENISPSAKEKRKKRRRRSDGNEEDAENDEDEVKLENLESEKSSSPQTKKKKKKNKKEEEEEEEVLAEDGVVEEEIESTEAAESQKKRKRKKDEEVEDEEGETEMKRSRSEGEQLEAEGGGDEEGGVKRKRKKRNRNKREKLEGEPLGLRILSKRDWKRLRNKYLQLQRKNMQMLRSQMMGKRWCNYWGGESEGNSVEQQYHGGDMELGEDHEDAPKTVEEKGKPRVKFVPGVIVKILFKEPLEAARKFKEEVKNLPKSDSVAYIDVKDAASAAYIRCHSAEAAKELIKDIPWEDRSVLEGSEEKEYWDKIMKDRAEKIDKKIRVNQRGRDKILRKAENLMGKHLRYDN from the exons ATGGAGGTAGAATGCGCTGCTGATTCAAAAGAAAAGGAAGGAGAGGCAAAACAAGTGAGACGTAGGAGGAAGAAAATCTATCAAGCAATACGCCAGCAAATGGAATTTTACTTCAGCGATGCCAATTTAACGAAGGACCGTTTCTTATCTAAAATAACCTTACAAGATCCCT ATGTGGACCTTAGAGTGTTTctcagctttaataaaattaGAGCGTTGACTAATAGCGTCGATGAATTAGCCAACGCCCTTAGTAACTCAGAATTACTGAGTCTTTCTGAAGATAGAACCAAAGTTGCCCGTCTGACACCGGTGCGAAGAAATGTTAGTGAAGACGAATGCTCTATTTATGTG GAAGGCCTTCCACCTGATGCTAAGCATGATTGGTTGCAGGAAGTTTTCTCCCTGTATGGAAAAGTAGTGTATGTATCTATACCCAAGTACAGGCAAAGCGGAAAAATCAAAGGTTTTGCCTTTGTAGAATTTGAGTCAGCAGAAATTGCAGATAAGGCTCTAGAG GCATTCCATGGAGCTGGGTGTTGCTTGCCTACTGACATGGCTCCAGAACAGCTGTGCAGTGTGACAACATTTGAGCCAGGAGAGGGAAAATGGCAAGTGGGCATGGTGGACGCACCAACTCCGGGAGGGGTTGAGGAGGGGGAGAATGGTTGCGGGAGGGAAGTTGGTGAGGAAGCAGCAGGGAGTGGAGAGACAGGTGGAACAGAGTCCATCAGGGTGCAGCAACACTCTTCCACAGAGAATATTTCACCTTCTgcaaaggagaaaagaaaaaagcgTCGGAGGAGGAGTGATGGGAACGAAGAAGATGCAGAGAATG ATGAAGATGAAGTGAAATTGGAGAATTTAGAAAGTGAAAAGAGCTCATCTCCGCAgaccaaaaagaagaaaaagaagaacaagaaggaggaggaggaagaagaggaagtgCTTGCAGAAGATGgag TGGTTGAAGAAGAGATTGAATCTACTGAGGCAGCTGAGAGTCAAAAGAAGCGCAAGAGGAAGAAAGATGAGGAGGTAGAGGATGAGGAAGGAGAAACTG AAATGAAGAGAAGTCGCAGTGAAGGGGAGCAGTTGGAGGCTGAAGGTGGAGGTGATGAAGAAGGAGGAGTGAAACGGAAACGGAAAAAGAGGAACAGGAACAAACGGGAAAAGTTGGAAGGAGAACCGTTGGGATTGCGCATCTTGTCCAA GAGGGACTGGAAGCGTCTGAGGAACAAGTACTTGCAGCTGCAGAGGAAAAACATGCAGATGTTGCGATCTCAGATGATGGGAAAGCGTTGGTGCAACTATTGGGGTGGTGAGAGTGAGGGCAACAGTGTGGAGCAGCAATACCATGGTGGGGACATGGAACTGGGAGAAGACCACGAAGATGCACCAAAGACAGTGGAAGAGAAAGGGAAACCTAGGGTGAAGTTTGTTCCTGGTGTCATTGTAAAGATCCTTTTCAAAGAACCACTGGAGGCTGCACGGAAGTTTAAG GAAGAAGTCAAGAATCTCCCTAAGAGTGACTCCGTCGCGTATATTGATGTAAAAGATGCTGCAAGTGCAGCATATATAAGATGCCACTCTGCAGAAGCTGCCAAGGAGCTCATCAAAGATATACCGTGGGAGGACAGGAGTGTCTTGGAAG GTTCTGAGGAGAAAGAATATTGGGACAAAATAATGAAAGACCGAGCTGAGAAGATTGACAAAAAAATCCGTGTAAATCAGCGAGGAAGGGACAAAATTTTGAGAAAGGCAGAGAATCTGATGGGAAAGCATTTACGATATGACAATTAA
- the LOC124160919 gene encoding la-related protein 7 isoform X1 has product MEVECAADSKEKEGEAKQVRRRRKKIYQAIRQQMEFYFSDANLTKDRFLSKITLQDPYVDLRVFLSFNKIRALTNSVDELANALSNSELLSLSEDRTKVARLTPVRRNVSEDECSIYVEGLPPDAKHDWLQEVFSLYGKVVYVSIPKYRQSGKIKGFAFVEFESAEIADKALEAFHGAGCCLPTDMAPEQLCSVTTFEPGEGKWQVGMVDAPTPGGVEEGENGCGREVGEEAAGSGETGGTESIRVQQHSSTENISPSAKEKRKKRRRRSDGNEEDAENDEDEVKLENLESEKSSSPQTKKKKKKNKKEEEEEEEVLAEDGGDAEGLTKEESGGAIKEKKKRKRKRDSSDDEEAVEDVVEEEIESTEAAESQKKRKRKKDEEVEDEEGETEMKRSRSEGEQLEAEGGGDEEGGVKRKRKKRNRNKREKLEGEPLGLRILSKRDWKRLRNKYLQLQRKNMQMLRSQMMGKRWCNYWGGESEGNSVEQQYHGGDMELGEDHEDAPKTVEEKGKPRVKFVPGVIVKILFKEPLEAARKFKEEVKNLPKSDSVAYIDVKDAASAAYIRCHSAEAAKELIKDIPWEDRSVLEGSEEKEYWDKIMKDRAEKIDKKIRVNQRGRDKILRKAENLMGKHLRYDN; this is encoded by the exons ATGGAGGTAGAATGCGCTGCTGATTCAAAAGAAAAGGAAGGAGAGGCAAAACAAGTGAGACGTAGGAGGAAGAAAATCTATCAAGCAATACGCCAGCAAATGGAATTTTACTTCAGCGATGCCAATTTAACGAAGGACCGTTTCTTATCTAAAATAACCTTACAAGATCCCT ATGTGGACCTTAGAGTGTTTctcagctttaataaaattaGAGCGTTGACTAATAGCGTCGATGAATTAGCCAACGCCCTTAGTAACTCAGAATTACTGAGTCTTTCTGAAGATAGAACCAAAGTTGCCCGTCTGACACCGGTGCGAAGAAATGTTAGTGAAGACGAATGCTCTATTTATGTG GAAGGCCTTCCACCTGATGCTAAGCATGATTGGTTGCAGGAAGTTTTCTCCCTGTATGGAAAAGTAGTGTATGTATCTATACCCAAGTACAGGCAAAGCGGAAAAATCAAAGGTTTTGCCTTTGTAGAATTTGAGTCAGCAGAAATTGCAGATAAGGCTCTAGAG GCATTCCATGGAGCTGGGTGTTGCTTGCCTACTGACATGGCTCCAGAACAGCTGTGCAGTGTGACAACATTTGAGCCAGGAGAGGGAAAATGGCAAGTGGGCATGGTGGACGCACCAACTCCGGGAGGGGTTGAGGAGGGGGAGAATGGTTGCGGGAGGGAAGTTGGTGAGGAAGCAGCAGGGAGTGGAGAGACAGGTGGAACAGAGTCCATCAGGGTGCAGCAACACTCTTCCACAGAGAATATTTCACCTTCTgcaaaggagaaaagaaaaaagcgTCGGAGGAGGAGTGATGGGAACGAAGAAGATGCAGAGAATG ATGAAGATGAAGTGAAATTGGAGAATTTAGAAAGTGAAAAGAGCTCATCTCCGCAgaccaaaaagaagaaaaagaagaacaagaaggaggaggaggaagaagaggaagtgCTTGCAGAAGATGgag GTGATGCAGAGGGTTTAACTAAGGAAGAGAGTGGTGGTGCCATTAAGGAAAAGAAGAAACGAAAGAGAAAAAGAGATAGCAGTGATGATGAAGAAGCTGTTGAGGATG TGGTTGAAGAAGAGATTGAATCTACTGAGGCAGCTGAGAGTCAAAAGAAGCGCAAGAGGAAGAAAGATGAGGAGGTAGAGGATGAGGAAGGAGAAACTG AAATGAAGAGAAGTCGCAGTGAAGGGGAGCAGTTGGAGGCTGAAGGTGGAGGTGATGAAGAAGGAGGAGTGAAACGGAAACGGAAAAAGAGGAACAGGAACAAACGGGAAAAGTTGGAAGGAGAACCGTTGGGATTGCGCATCTTGTCCAA GAGGGACTGGAAGCGTCTGAGGAACAAGTACTTGCAGCTGCAGAGGAAAAACATGCAGATGTTGCGATCTCAGATGATGGGAAAGCGTTGGTGCAACTATTGGGGTGGTGAGAGTGAGGGCAACAGTGTGGAGCAGCAATACCATGGTGGGGACATGGAACTGGGAGAAGACCACGAAGATGCACCAAAGACAGTGGAAGAGAAAGGGAAACCTAGGGTGAAGTTTGTTCCTGGTGTCATTGTAAAGATCCTTTTCAAAGAACCACTGGAGGCTGCACGGAAGTTTAAG GAAGAAGTCAAGAATCTCCCTAAGAGTGACTCCGTCGCGTATATTGATGTAAAAGATGCTGCAAGTGCAGCATATATAAGATGCCACTCTGCAGAAGCTGCCAAGGAGCTCATCAAAGATATACCGTGGGAGGACAGGAGTGTCTTGGAAG GTTCTGAGGAGAAAGAATATTGGGACAAAATAATGAAAGACCGAGCTGAGAAGATTGACAAAAAAATCCGTGTAAATCAGCGAGGAAGGGACAAAATTTTGAGAAAGGCAGAGAATCTGATGGGAAAGCATTTACGATATGACAATTAA